The following DNA comes from Enterobacter sp. SA187.
GCCTGTTCAGAGAGGGTCATCAGCAACTGATTCTGCGCGTCGTTAAGCAGATTATTTTCCTGCAACAGCGCCAGCATCAGAGCGTTATCACGCAGCGCGCTGCCGTAATCCCCGGTCCAGCGGTCGCCCCCTTTACGCGGGGTTTTGAGCGCCAGTTTGAACGCCTGACCGCTGCGGGCTTCGTCGCCCATCAGCTTCAGCGCCACGCCGAGCTGCATTAACGGCAGGCCGGAATTCGCCTTATCGTGATGCTGCCAGATCTCGCGCAGTGCGCCGAGCGGGGCTTTTTGCTGACGCGCCAGCACCAGAGCGGCATAGGACTGGACGGCAAATTTGCTCGCCTCGCTATCTTCGCTGTAGCGCACGGCAATCACGCCCGGATCCTGCAAGTAGCGCAGCAGACGGGTGTTGGCGTTGTTAAGGGCGTCAGTCGGTACGCTGTACCCCTGCTGTCCGGCACGGACCAGGAAGTCGGTCACGTAGGCGGTGAGCCAGAACTCTTCTGCGCCATTTTTATCCCACAGGGCAAAACCGCCGTCGTCACGCTGCATCTGCAACAGACGGGCGATACCGATATCCACCGCCGCGCGGCGTTTTTCATCACTGTCGCCCACAATACCCAGCGCCTTCAGCTGGGCGGCGTTGGTATAGAGCGACGGGAACAGACCGCTGGCGGTTTGCTCCAGGCAACCGTAAGGATAGGCCCGCAGTTCCTGAATATAGCGCGCCAGGTTCAGCGGCGGCTTACCGCTGAGCAACAGCTGGCCCTGCAGGGTTGATGGCGCAAATCCGCTGAGACTTGACGTCGGCGCGGTCCAGCTCATTCCCGGATTGAGCAGCATACCGGTATTGACCGTCTGCGCCGGGTACGCCGGACGCACGCCAATTTTCCACTGTTTTTGCTGCGCCGGGAAGGTTTCACCCGGCAGCGTCAGGCCGCTGATTTGCGCGTTGATTTCACCGTCGCCAAAGCCATCTTTCGCACGTACCGGGATATGCATCGTAAAGCGTGCGCCCGGGGCGATTTTCACCGGCTGCGGCTGTGCGCCTTCCAGACTAATCAGCCCGCTGGTATTCAGGGAGACATTCAGCGTTTGCGGTTTGTCGGTCAGGTTAGTGAGATCGAGCGTCAGGCGCGTGGTATCGCCACTCGCCATAAAGCGCGGCATATTAAGTTCCGCAATCAGCGGCGCGGCGACGACAATTTTGTTTTCACTGCTGCCAAAATCGTCGTCGGTCCAGGCCTGAGCCATCAGCCGTAGTTCGCCGTTGAAATCGCCAATCGGCATTGAGACGGTGCCTTCGCCGTTTTCATCCAGCGTTACCGGCTGCGCCTGTTGCGCGACTATGGTCACATGATTGACCGGCGGCTTGCCGCCGCGGTTAAGCTCATCGCCGTCGCCACCGAAGCGCAGCGCGGCAAGACGCCCCTGCCCTTCAATGACCTGCCCGTAAATATCGTAGATGTCCGCGCCGTAGCGTTTCTGCCCGAAGAAGGCGTTCCACGGATCCGGCGTGACGTAATCGGTGATGTTAAGCACCCCGCTGTCAACGGCGGAAAGCAGAACGTTAACCTTTTTCGGCACCACGCCATTTTTTACCGTGGCCTTCACCTTAACCGTCAGATCCTGATTCGGACGCATTTTCGGCGGGTTATCCAGCGCAATGCTCAGGCGGCGGTTTTCATCGCCCAGCGGCAGATGCAGCAGCCCGACCGCGCGTTTCGGCGTGGCGGAGCGGGATTTATCCCCCGGACGCACCACCAGCGTACTCAGGTACAGATCGTGACGTTTCCAGGCTTTATCCACCGGAATGTCCAGATCCAGCCCTTCAGCAGGCACGTCGATCTCCTGCCACCACAGCGGGCCTGCGGCAGATTCGACCATGGCGTAACCTTTACCGGCGGCCGGTGCCGTAATATGTAACTTAATGGTATCGCCAGGCTGGTAGGCGGGTTTATCCAGCTTCATGGTGACGCGATCGGGACGCGCCGCGCCCGCCCCGTCACTGTTATCCTGCCAGCTGTAACCGGCCCAGAAACGCACGCTGCTGACCGTTTCATCCGGCGCTTTCACTTCGAGGCGATAGGAGCCCCACTCCACCGGGAAGGTCACTTTGCCCGTTTCATCAGCGCGCAGATCCAGCGACTGCTCGCCTTCGACCAGATCTTTTTGGTCATACTGCGACAGCCAGCCCTCGCTCTCTGACCAGTTCCAGAAGTAGTCGCGGCGCTCGCGGATCAGACGCACCTGCAGGCCGGAAACCGGCTGTTTAACGCCCTCCGCGTTGACGTAAACAATATCAAAGGCCGCATTGCTGTTTTCATCCACCATCGGCTGATTGACCGTGGTGTCGGTGCGGTAGTCATACACCGCTTTAGCGGCAAACTGCGGACGAATACCGGGCAGCGCCTGCGCAGGCCAGATAGCCTGTTCAACGCGACGGGTGACCGGGCGGCCACCGGATTCCAGCAGGCTGGCCTGCAAAATCACCTGTAACGGCGAGTGCGCTTCCTGCCACTGGCTTTCCACGCTTACCTGGCCATGGCCTTTTTCATCCAGTGTTGCCTGTACTTCGTCCAGGCTGCGGGAGAGGTTTTCTTCCGCGATGTTACCGAACTGGAAGCCCGGCAGGGCTTTCACCGCTTCACGCAATGGACGCAGGAACAGCTGTCCCTGCAAGGTATTGCCGTTTGCCGGCGCGCCATACAGATAGTAACCGGTGACGTTAAAGTCCACATTGTCCGCCATCGCCAGCGGCGTTTTACTGCCTTCGAGCACCAGCGCCATGCGCTCCGGCATGAAGTCTTCCACGTGGAAATCCCACTGGATCAACTGGTTGTCGCCGGTATTGGCGCGCACGTGCCACAGGCCCGTCTGGGCGTTTGCATCAAGGGCATAATTCACCTGATACAGCCCGTCCTGCGGCTGGCTCACCAGCGTGCGCACCACCTGGCCGTCGGGTTTCACCACTTCCAGCTTCACCGGCTGCGCCGCCAGCGGTTTACCGTCGGTATCACGCAGCAGGCCGTTGAGGATCACGGTTTCGCCGGGGCGATAGAGATCGCGCGGGCCAAACATAAAGAATTGTTTGTTGTAGCCAGGCGCGCCTGCGATATCGAACTCAGCCAGATCCAGCGCCGGGAGTTTAAGATCGAGCAGCGTGGTTTCACCGTCTTTGCGCGCCAGCAGCAGCGCGGCGTCTTTGTCGGTTTCCAGGGTCGCGTGGCCTTTGTCGTCGCTTAATGACTGCGCCAGCGTCTGCCCTTTCTCATTGAGCAGCATCACTTCGATACCCTGCTGCGCCCCGCCGTTTTCCAGGCTCTGCGTGAAGACATCCAGCCGGTTATGATAACGGTGCGCGGACACGCCGATGTTGCTCAGCGTAAAGAGGGTGGCGGCATTACTGTAGGTGTAATGCCCGGCCTGGTTCATCACCGCGATATAGACACCTGCCTGCTGTAACGGCTTGATTTCGCCAAGCGGCAGCAGCAGTTTTTCACGGGTATTACGCGCCGGATTGAGGTCAAAGCGGCCGGTATACACCAGATCCGCCATTTTCAGCAGTTCGTCAGATTCCCAGTTAGAGAGCGAATTACGGTACTCCCACTGGCTGACGAAGGCGGGCAGTGACTCGGGTTTCACCCGGTAAAAATTCACGTCGACGTTATTCACGTTCAGCGCCATCACCGGCAGCCCTTCGACGACTTTTCCGGGCAGCAGCGATCCGCGGCTGGCAAAGCCAACGCTGGGCTGAATATCGCGGGTAGTAAGGGTTTTTTCGTAATTGACGCC
Coding sequences within:
- a CDS encoding alpha-2-macroglobulin family protein, which encodes MKPLKLAALSVALLTALTVVGCDDNDKPQAAPAKAATTAEAKPTAKPDAAQREKLAAQSKDKALTLIDASEVQLDGAATLVLTFSIPLDPDQDFAQNVHLVDKKNGKVDGAWELAPNLKELRLRHLEPNRELVVSVDSGLLALNKATFGVNYEKTLTTRDIQPSVGFASRGSLLPGKVVEGLPVMALNVNNVDVNFYRVKPESLPAFVSQWEYRNSLSNWESDELLKMADLVYTGRFDLNPARNTREKLLLPLGEIKPLQQAGVYIAVMNQAGHYTYSNAATLFTLSNIGVSAHRYHNRLDVFTQSLENGGAQQGIEVMLLNEKGQTLAQSLSDDKGHATLETDKDAALLLARKDGETTLLDLKLPALDLAEFDIAGAPGYNKQFFMFGPRDLYRPGETVILNGLLRDTDGKPLAAQPVKLEVVKPDGQVVRTLVSQPQDGLYQVNYALDANAQTGLWHVRANTGDNQLIQWDFHVEDFMPERMALVLEGSKTPLAMADNVDFNVTGYYLYGAPANGNTLQGQLFLRPLREAVKALPGFQFGNIAEENLSRSLDEVQATLDEKGHGQVSVESQWQEAHSPLQVILQASLLESGGRPVTRRVEQAIWPAQALPGIRPQFAAKAVYDYRTDTTVNQPMVDENSNAAFDIVYVNAEGVKQPVSGLQVRLIRERRDYFWNWSESEGWLSQYDQKDLVEGEQSLDLRADETGKVTFPVEWGSYRLEVKAPDETVSSVRFWAGYSWQDNSDGAGAARPDRVTMKLDKPAYQPGDTIKLHITAPAAGKGYAMVESAAGPLWWQEIDVPAEGLDLDIPVDKAWKRHDLYLSTLVVRPGDKSRSATPKRAVGLLHLPLGDENRRLSIALDNPPKMRPNQDLTVKVKATVKNGVVPKKVNVLLSAVDSGVLNITDYVTPDPWNAFFGQKRYGADIYDIYGQVIEGQGRLAALRFGGDGDELNRGGKPPVNHVTIVAQQAQPVTLDENGEGTVSMPIGDFNGELRLMAQAWTDDDFGSSENKIVVAAPLIAELNMPRFMASGDTTRLTLDLTNLTDKPQTLNVSLNTSGLISLEGAQPQPVKIAPGARFTMHIPVRAKDGFGDGEINAQISGLTLPGETFPAQQKQWKIGVRPAYPAQTVNTGMLLNPGMSWTAPTSSLSGFAPSTLQGQLLLSGKPPLNLARYIQELRAYPYGCLEQTASGLFPSLYTNAAQLKALGIVGDSDEKRRAAVDIGIARLLQMQRDDGGFALWDKNGAEEFWLTAYVTDFLVRAGQQGYSVPTDALNNANTRLLRYLQDPGVIAVRYSEDSEASKFAVQSYAALVLARQQKAPLGALREIWQHHDKANSGLPLMQLGVALKLMGDEARSGQAFKLALKTPRKGGDRWTGDYGSALRDNALMLALLQENNLLNDAQNQLLMTLSEQAYGQRWLSTQESNALFLAGKSLQDLPGTWQAQTSLEAEALHGNKSLTRNLSGDQLTALQVTNTADTPLWLRLDTTGYPEYAPQPSSNVLHIERRIYGTDGQATTLSSLKSGDLVLVALEVNASQNVPDALVVDLLPAGLELENQNLASSSASLEDSGDEIRNLLNQMQQADIQHMEFRDDRFVAAVAVNEGQPVTLVYLARAVTPGTYQVPVPQVESMYVPQWRATGAASGPLIVTP